From a region of the Hemibagrus wyckioides isolate EC202008001 linkage group LG14, SWU_Hwy_1.0, whole genome shotgun sequence genome:
- the cpt1ab gene encoding carnitine O-palmitoyltransferase 1, liver isoform isoform X1, with protein MAEAHQAVAFQFTVTPDGIDLHLCHEALRQIYLSALHSWKKRFIRFKNGVMTGVYPGSPSGLLVVVGGYMTYTKYANLDPTLGLFNKLTTHLPISKYITDDTQQIIGGMLIGTGVWITIIFVMRNVLKSLLSWHGWMYSRHGSLSIRTKIWLVLVKLFSGPKPMLYSFQSSLPRLPVPPVKHTVKRYLESVRPLMDDEQYKRMEALAKDFENNLGPKLQWYLKLKAFWASNYVSDWWEEYVYLRGRGPIMVNSNYYAMDFLYVFPTHLQAARAGNAIHSIMLYRRKLDRAQIKPVYLLENRVPLCSAQWERMFNTSRIPSLETDTIQHVNESKHIVVYHKGRFYKVWMFYDGRLLLPREIEQQMERILADTSKPQSGEETLAALTAGDRVPWAKARTEFFSRGKNKQSLDAVEKAAFFVTLDDTEQRYEPDNPVQSLDSYAKSLLHGKCHDRWFDKSFNLIVFKNGTMGLNAEHTWADAPIVGHLWEQVLSMDPVKLGYTEEGHCRGKPHPNLPGPQRLQWDISEECQSVISSSLKVANALADDVDMHIFPFNNFGKGLIKKCKTSPDAFIQIALQLAHFRDKKKFCLTYEASMTRLFREGRTETVRSCTMQTCDFVRAMMDEKQTREEKLRLLKMAAEKHQDLYRMAMTGKGIDRHLFCLYVVSKYLGDDSAFLKEVLSEPWRLSTSQTPLQQIDLFDLKKHPEYVTSGGGFGPVADDGYGVSYIILGEDLINFHISSKHSSPETDSHRFGSHIKQAMLDILALFELDKKAIK; from the exons TCTTAGTTGTGGTTGGGGGTTATATGACTTACACAAAGTATGCTAATCTGGACCCAACTTTAGGACTCTTCAATAAACTGACAACTCATTTGCCAATCAG TAAATACATAACAGATGACACCCAGCAAATCATTGGTGGAATGCTGATTGGGACAGGGGTTTGGATCACCATCATCTTTGTCATGAGGAACGTTCTGAAATCTCTGCTGTCCTGGCATGGCTGGATGTACAGTCGCCATGGGTCCCTGTCCATAAGAACCAAAATTTGGCTT GTACTGGTGAAGTTGTTCTCTGGACCTAAGCCAATGCTGTATAGTTTCCAGAGTTCGTTGCCACGCCTACCCGTGCCTCCTGTGAAGCACACTGTGAAAAGA TACCTTGAATCAGTGCGTCCTCTAATGGATGATGAACAGTATAAACGTATGGAAGCACTAGCGAAGGACTTCGAAAACAACTTGGGCCCCAAACTCCAGTGGTACCTGAAGCTCAAGGCATTTTGGGCCTCAAATTAT GTCAGTGACTGGTGGGAGGAGTATGTTTACCTGCGGGGACGTGGACCGATCATGGTCAACAGCAACTACTATGCAATG GACTTTCTGTACGTCTTCCCTACTCATTTGCAAGCTGCCCGGGCGGGGAATGCCATCCACTCCATCATGCTTTACAGGAGGAAATTGGACCGAGCTCAGATCAAACct GTTTACTTGCTGGAGAACAGAGTGCCGTTGTGTTCGGCACAGTGGGAGCGGATGTTTAACACGTCTCGCATCCCAAGCCTGGAGACAG ATACCATCCAGCACGTGAACGAGAGCAAGCACATTGTGGTTTATCACAAGGGCCGCTTTTACAAGGTGTGGATGTTTTACGACGGCCGCTTGCTGTTGCCCAGGGAGATTGAGCAACAGATGGAGAGGATTCTGGCAGATACATCCAAACCCCAGTCTGGAGAGGAGACACTGGCTGCACTTACCGCAGGAGACAG AGTCCCTTGGGCGAAGGCCCGTACTGAGTTTTTCAGCAGGGGGAAGAACAAGCAGTCTCTGGACGCAGTGGAGAAGGCTGCTTTCTTTGTCACGCTGGACGACACAGAGCAGCGTTATGAGCCTGATAACCCTGTGCAGTCCCTCGACAGCTATGCTAAATCTCTGCTTCATGGAAAATGCCACGACAG ATGGTTTGACAAGTCCTTTAACCTGATCGTATTTAAGAATGGCACAATGGGTCTGAATGCTGAGCATACCTGGGCTGATGCCCCCATTGTGGGCCACCTGTGGGAG cAAGTGTTGTCTATGGATCCTGTAAAGCTGGGCTACACTGAAGAAGGCCACTGCCGCGGCAAACCACATCCAAATCTGCCTGGACCCCAGCGCCTCCAGTGGGATATTTCAGAAGAG TGTCAGTCTGTGATCAGCAGCTCTCTGAAAGTGGCTAATGCCTTAGCCGATGATGTAGACATGCACATCTTCCCCTTCAACAACTTTGGCAAAGGTTTAATCAAGAAGTGCAAGACCAGCCCAGACGCCTTTATTCAGATCGCACTCCAGCTCGCTCACTTCCGG GATAAGAAAAAGTTCTGCTTGACGTACGAAGCCTCCATGACGCGGCTGTTCCGTGAAGGCCGCACCGAAACCGTTCGCTCCTGCACCATGCAGACTTGTGATTTTGTTCGTGCCATGATGGATGAAAAACAGACA agagaagagaagctgaGACTTCTGAAGATGGCAGCAGAAAAGCACCAGGACCTCTATAGAATGGCCATGACTGGCAAAGGCATCGATCGTCATCTTTTCTGCCTCTATGTGGTGTCCAAGTACCTGGGAGATGACTCAGCCTTCCTCAAAGAG gtgctGTCTGAACCCTGGAGACTGTCCACCAGTCAGACTCCTCTACAGCAGATAGATCTCTTTGATTTGAAGAAACACCCAGAGTATGTCACCAGTGGAGGTGGCTTTGGACCG GTTGCAGATGATGGTTATGGTGTGTCATATATCATTCTTGGAGAAGACCTCATCAACTTCCACATATCCAGCAAGCATTCCAGTCCAGAGACT GACTCTCACCGCTTCGGCAGCCACATAAAGCAGGCCATGCTCGACATCCTTGCTCTCTTCGAGTTGGACAAGAAGGCTATCAAATGA
- the cpt1ab gene encoding carnitine O-palmitoyltransferase 1, liver isoform isoform X2 encodes MAEAHQAVAFQFTVTPDGIDLHLCHEALRQIYLSALHSWKKRFIRFKNGVMTGVYPGSPSGLLVVVGGYMTYTKYANLDPTLGLFNKLTTHLPISKYITDDTQQIIGGMLIGTGVWITIIFVMRNVLKSLLSWHGWMYSRHGSLSIRTKIWLVLVKLFSGPKPMLYSFQSSLPRLPVPPVKHTVKRYLESVRPLMDDEQYKRMEALAKDFENNLGPKLQWYLKLKAFWASNYVSDWWEEYVYLRGRGPIMVNSNYYAMDFLYVFPTHLQAARAGNAIHSIMLYRRKLDRAQIKPLMVQNTIPMCSSQYERMFNTTRVPGVEEDTIQHVNESKHIVVYHKGRFYKVWMFYDGRLLLPREIEQQMERILADTSKPQSGEETLAALTAGDRVPWAKARTEFFSRGKNKQSLDAVEKAAFFVTLDDTEQRYEPDNPVQSLDSYAKSLLHGKCHDRWFDKSFNLIVFKNGTMGLNAEHTWADAPIVGHLWEQVLSMDPVKLGYTEEGHCRGKPHPNLPGPQRLQWDISEECQSVISSSLKVANALADDVDMHIFPFNNFGKGLIKKCKTSPDAFIQIALQLAHFRDKKKFCLTYEASMTRLFREGRTETVRSCTMQTCDFVRAMMDEKQTREEKLRLLKMAAEKHQDLYRMAMTGKGIDRHLFCLYVVSKYLGDDSAFLKEVLSEPWRLSTSQTPLQQIDLFDLKKHPEYVTSGGGFGPVADDGYGVSYIILGEDLINFHISSKHSSPETDSHRFGSHIKQAMLDILALFELDKKAIK; translated from the exons TCTTAGTTGTGGTTGGGGGTTATATGACTTACACAAAGTATGCTAATCTGGACCCAACTTTAGGACTCTTCAATAAACTGACAACTCATTTGCCAATCAG TAAATACATAACAGATGACACCCAGCAAATCATTGGTGGAATGCTGATTGGGACAGGGGTTTGGATCACCATCATCTTTGTCATGAGGAACGTTCTGAAATCTCTGCTGTCCTGGCATGGCTGGATGTACAGTCGCCATGGGTCCCTGTCCATAAGAACCAAAATTTGGCTT GTACTGGTGAAGTTGTTCTCTGGACCTAAGCCAATGCTGTATAGTTTCCAGAGTTCGTTGCCACGCCTACCCGTGCCTCCTGTGAAGCACACTGTGAAAAGA TACCTTGAATCAGTGCGTCCTCTAATGGATGATGAACAGTATAAACGTATGGAAGCACTAGCGAAGGACTTCGAAAACAACTTGGGCCCCAAACTCCAGTGGTACCTGAAGCTCAAGGCATTTTGGGCCTCAAATTAT GTCAGTGACTGGTGGGAGGAGTATGTTTACCTGCGGGGACGTGGACCGATCATGGTCAACAGCAACTACTATGCAATG GACTTTCTGTACGTCTTCCCTACTCATTTGCAAGCTGCCCGGGCGGGGAATGCCATCCACTCCATCATGCTTTACAGGAGGAAATTGGACCGAGCTCAGATCAAACct CTCATGGTTCAAAACACTATTCCCATGTGCTCATCCCAGTATGAGCGTATGTTCAACACTACTCGAGTCCCAGGTGTAGAAGAAG ATACCATCCAGCACGTGAACGAGAGCAAGCACATTGTGGTTTATCACAAGGGCCGCTTTTACAAGGTGTGGATGTTTTACGACGGCCGCTTGCTGTTGCCCAGGGAGATTGAGCAACAGATGGAGAGGATTCTGGCAGATACATCCAAACCCCAGTCTGGAGAGGAGACACTGGCTGCACTTACCGCAGGAGACAG AGTCCCTTGGGCGAAGGCCCGTACTGAGTTTTTCAGCAGGGGGAAGAACAAGCAGTCTCTGGACGCAGTGGAGAAGGCTGCTTTCTTTGTCACGCTGGACGACACAGAGCAGCGTTATGAGCCTGATAACCCTGTGCAGTCCCTCGACAGCTATGCTAAATCTCTGCTTCATGGAAAATGCCACGACAG ATGGTTTGACAAGTCCTTTAACCTGATCGTATTTAAGAATGGCACAATGGGTCTGAATGCTGAGCATACCTGGGCTGATGCCCCCATTGTGGGCCACCTGTGGGAG cAAGTGTTGTCTATGGATCCTGTAAAGCTGGGCTACACTGAAGAAGGCCACTGCCGCGGCAAACCACATCCAAATCTGCCTGGACCCCAGCGCCTCCAGTGGGATATTTCAGAAGAG TGTCAGTCTGTGATCAGCAGCTCTCTGAAAGTGGCTAATGCCTTAGCCGATGATGTAGACATGCACATCTTCCCCTTCAACAACTTTGGCAAAGGTTTAATCAAGAAGTGCAAGACCAGCCCAGACGCCTTTATTCAGATCGCACTCCAGCTCGCTCACTTCCGG GATAAGAAAAAGTTCTGCTTGACGTACGAAGCCTCCATGACGCGGCTGTTCCGTGAAGGCCGCACCGAAACCGTTCGCTCCTGCACCATGCAGACTTGTGATTTTGTTCGTGCCATGATGGATGAAAAACAGACA agagaagagaagctgaGACTTCTGAAGATGGCAGCAGAAAAGCACCAGGACCTCTATAGAATGGCCATGACTGGCAAAGGCATCGATCGTCATCTTTTCTGCCTCTATGTGGTGTCCAAGTACCTGGGAGATGACTCAGCCTTCCTCAAAGAG gtgctGTCTGAACCCTGGAGACTGTCCACCAGTCAGACTCCTCTACAGCAGATAGATCTCTTTGATTTGAAGAAACACCCAGAGTATGTCACCAGTGGAGGTGGCTTTGGACCG GTTGCAGATGATGGTTATGGTGTGTCATATATCATTCTTGGAGAAGACCTCATCAACTTCCACATATCCAGCAAGCATTCCAGTCCAGAGACT GACTCTCACCGCTTCGGCAGCCACATAAAGCAGGCCATGCTCGACATCCTTGCTCTCTTCGAGTTGGACAAGAAGGCTATCAAATGA